Proteins found in one Luteimonas chenhongjianii genomic segment:
- the mfd gene encoding transcription-repair coupling factor — MSSTVSVPPLPTSGHARAWWRAPASRSALAWSVLQAARAHAGPVLLVARDNHGAQQLEQDLRTLGGDQPELPVVPFPDWETLPYDRFSPHPDIVSQRLAALHRLPGLKRGIVVVPIQTLMQRLAPMRHVVGGSFDLKVGQRLDLEAEKRRLDSAGYALVQQVHDPGDFAVRGGLLDVYPMGADQPYRIELFDDAIESIRAFDPESQRSLERIEALRMLPGREVPLDDAATARAMDTLRERFDIDTRRSGLYQDLKAGAAPAGIEYYLPLFFEAPRRTLVDKGEAPLSTATLFDYLPASTLPVLDVGASGSSDHFWQQIAQRYDQLRHDIERPLLPPGELWLTPDALRERLNAGVRVEVCDSEHPRYGQAAALGEQPAPDLPLAARDHTPADALVSFVRSYPGRVLIAADSAGRREALLEILHAGELRPTVLQDFPAFVADTQAPFAIAVAPLDNGFSIDTPQLTVLTERQLFPERAAQPRRRKRAARDPDSIIRDLGELSEGAPIVHEDHGVGRYRGLIVLEAGGQPGEYLDIEYAKGDRLYVPVSQLHLVNRYSGASPETAPLHSLGGEAWTKARKKAADKVRDVAAELLEIQAKRQARAGLALEVDRTMYEPFAAAFPFEETPDQHAAIEAMIRDLGSSQPMDRVVCGDVGFGKTEVAVRAAFVAAAAGKQVAVLVPTTLLAEQHYRTMADRFADWPIRVEVLSRFKSTKEIKTEIAKIADGTLDVIVGTHRLLQPDVKFKDLGLVIVDEEQRFGVRQKEALKALRANVHLLTLTATPIPRTLNMAMAGLRDLSIIATPPAHRLAVQTFVVPWDDAQLREAFQRELARGGQVYFLHNDVESIGRMRRELEELVPDARIGIAHGQMPERELEKVMLDFNKQRFNVLLCSTIIESGIDIPNANTIIINRADKFGLAQLHQLRGRVGRSHHRAYAYLVIPDQRSISSDARKRLEAIASMDELGAGFTLSTHDLEIRGAGELLGEGQSGQMAEVGFSLYTELLERAVRSIKQGKLPDVDDVDARGADIELHVPALIPEDYLPDVHTRLMLYKRISSARDVDKLRELQVEMIDRFGLLPDPTKHLFQIADLKLQATALGIRKVDLGEKGGRIQFVEKPKVDPMAVIRLVQSQSQHYRMDGPDKLRVTLDLPDADTRIKTARGLLIALAPAGAR, encoded by the coding sequence ATGTCGTCGACCGTGTCCGTACCGCCCCTGCCCACTTCCGGACATGCCCGCGCCTGGTGGCGCGCGCCGGCGAGCCGCAGTGCGCTGGCCTGGTCGGTGCTGCAGGCCGCGCGAGCGCATGCCGGCCCGGTGCTGCTGGTGGCGCGCGACAATCATGGCGCGCAACAGCTCGAGCAGGACCTGCGAACGCTGGGCGGCGACCAACCCGAGCTTCCCGTGGTCCCGTTCCCGGACTGGGAAACCCTGCCCTACGACCGCTTCAGCCCGCACCCGGACATCGTCTCCCAGCGCCTGGCGGCACTGCACCGGCTGCCCGGCCTCAAGCGCGGCATCGTCGTCGTGCCGATCCAGACCCTGATGCAGCGCCTGGCGCCGATGCGCCACGTCGTCGGCGGAAGTTTCGACCTGAAGGTCGGCCAGCGACTGGACCTCGAAGCCGAGAAGCGCCGGCTCGACAGCGCCGGCTACGCACTCGTGCAGCAGGTGCACGACCCCGGCGATTTCGCGGTGCGCGGCGGCCTGCTCGACGTCTATCCCATGGGCGCCGACCAGCCCTACCGGATCGAACTGTTCGACGATGCGATCGAGAGCATCCGTGCATTCGATCCCGAGTCCCAGCGCTCGCTGGAGAGGATCGAAGCGCTGCGCATGCTGCCCGGCCGCGAAGTACCGCTCGACGACGCTGCGACCGCGCGCGCCATGGACACGCTGCGCGAGCGCTTCGACATCGATACCCGCCGCAGCGGGCTCTACCAGGACCTCAAGGCCGGCGCGGCGCCCGCCGGCATCGAGTACTACCTGCCGCTGTTCTTCGAAGCCCCCCGGCGCACGCTGGTCGACAAGGGCGAGGCGCCGCTGTCGACGGCGACGCTGTTCGACTACCTGCCGGCGTCGACCCTGCCGGTGCTCGATGTCGGCGCATCCGGAAGTTCCGACCACTTCTGGCAGCAGATCGCGCAGCGCTACGACCAGTTGCGTCACGACATCGAGCGTCCGCTGCTGCCGCCCGGCGAGCTGTGGCTGACACCCGACGCCCTGCGCGAACGCCTCAATGCCGGGGTGCGGGTGGAAGTCTGCGACAGCGAACACCCGCGCTACGGACAGGCGGCCGCGCTCGGCGAACAGCCGGCGCCCGACCTGCCGCTGGCCGCGCGCGACCATACGCCGGCCGATGCACTGGTGAGCTTCGTCCGCAGCTATCCGGGGCGCGTGCTGATCGCGGCCGATTCGGCGGGCCGTCGCGAAGCGCTGCTGGAAATCCTCCATGCGGGCGAGTTGCGCCCGACGGTGCTGCAGGACTTCCCCGCATTCGTCGCCGACACGCAGGCCCCGTTCGCGATCGCGGTCGCGCCGCTCGACAACGGCTTTTCCATCGACACGCCGCAGCTGACGGTGTTGACCGAGCGCCAGCTGTTCCCGGAACGCGCGGCGCAGCCGCGGCGACGCAAGCGCGCCGCGCGCGATCCCGACAGCATCATCCGCGACCTCGGCGAGCTCAGCGAAGGCGCGCCGATCGTCCACGAGGATCACGGCGTGGGCCGCTACCGCGGGCTCATCGTGCTCGAAGCCGGTGGCCAGCCGGGCGAGTACCTCGATATCGAGTACGCCAAGGGTGACCGCCTGTACGTGCCGGTATCGCAGCTGCATCTGGTCAACCGCTACTCCGGCGCGTCGCCGGAAACCGCGCCGCTGCATTCGCTCGGTGGAGAGGCCTGGACCAAGGCGCGCAAGAAGGCCGCCGACAAGGTCCGCGACGTCGCCGCGGAACTGCTCGAGATCCAGGCCAAGCGGCAGGCTCGCGCCGGCCTCGCACTGGAAGTCGATCGCACCATGTACGAGCCGTTCGCGGCGGCGTTCCCGTTCGAGGAAACGCCCGACCAGCACGCAGCCATCGAGGCGATGATCCGCGACCTCGGCTCCAGCCAGCCGATGGACCGCGTGGTCTGCGGCGATGTCGGTTTCGGCAAGACCGAGGTGGCGGTACGCGCGGCATTCGTCGCCGCGGCTGCCGGCAAGCAGGTCGCAGTGCTTGTGCCCACGACCCTGCTCGCCGAGCAGCACTACCGCACGATGGCCGACCGCTTCGCGGACTGGCCGATCCGCGTCGAGGTGCTGTCGCGCTTCAAGAGCACCAAGGAGATCAAGACCGAGATCGCCAAGATTGCCGACGGCACGCTCGACGTCATCGTCGGCACGCACCGTCTGCTGCAGCCGGACGTGAAGTTCAAGGATCTCGGCCTGGTCATCGTCGACGAGGAACAGCGATTCGGCGTGCGGCAGAAGGAAGCGCTCAAGGCGCTGCGGGCGAACGTGCACCTGCTCACGCTGACGGCGACGCCGATCCCGCGCACGCTCAACATGGCGATGGCCGGGCTGCGTGATCTGTCCATCATCGCCACGCCGCCCGCGCATCGCCTCGCGGTGCAGACCTTCGTCGTGCCCTGGGACGATGCGCAGTTGCGCGAGGCATTCCAGCGCGAGCTCGCCCGCGGCGGTCAGGTCTACTTCCTGCACAACGACGTCGAGAGCATCGGCCGCATGCGGCGCGAGCTCGAGGAACTCGTACCCGACGCCCGCATCGGCATCGCGCACGGCCAGATGCCCGAGCGCGAACTCGAGAAGGTGATGCTGGATTTCAACAAGCAGCGCTTCAACGTGCTGCTGTGCTCGACGATCATCGAGTCCGGCATCGACATTCCCAACGCCAACACCATCATCATCAACCGCGCCGACAAGTTCGGCCTGGCGCAGCTGCACCAGCTGCGCGGCCGCGTCGGGCGCTCGCACCATCGCGCGTATGCGTACCTGGTCATTCCCGACCAGCGCTCGATCAGCAGCGATGCGAGAAAGCGCCTGGAAGCGATCGCGTCGATGGACGAACTCGGCGCCGGCTTCACCCTGTCGACCCACGACCTGGAGATCCGTGGCGCCGGCGAGCTGCTCGGCGAAGGCCAGAGCGGGCAGATGGCCGAAGTGGGTTTCAGTCTCTACACCGAGCTGCTGGAACGCGCGGTGCGCAGCATCAAGCAGGGCAAGCTGCCGGATGTCGACGACGTGGATGCCCGCGGCGCCGACATCGAACTGCACGTGCCTGCGCTGATTCCCGAGGACTACCTGCCCGACGTACACACGCGACTGATGCTGTACAAGCGCATCAGCAGCGCACGCGATGTCGACAAGCTCCGCGAGCTGCAGGTCGAGATGATCGACCGCTTCGGGCTGCTGCCCGACCCGACCAAGCACCTGTTCCAGATCGCCGATCTCAAGCTGCAGGCGACGGCGCTGGGCATCCGCAAGGTCGACCTCGGCGAGAAGGGCGGCCGCATCCAGTTCGTGGAGAAGCCCAAGGTCGATCCGATGGCAGTGATCCGCCTCGTGCAGAGCCAGTCGCAGCACTACCGCATGGACGGCCCCGACAAACTGCGCGTCACCCTGGACCTGCCGGACGCCGACACGCGGATCAAGACCGCGCGCGGCCTGCTGATCGCACTGGCGCCCGCCGGCGCGCGCTGA
- a CDS encoding NUDIX hydrolase, which yields MPYTPIVATLGYVLSPDRRQVLMIHRNARPGDHHLGKYNGLGGKVESDEDVVAGMRREIMEEAGISCEAMTLRGTISWPGFGKHGEDWLGFLFVIEAWAGTPMTSNPEGTLEWVDVDRILELPLWEGDRQFLPLVFDADPRAFHGVMPYRDGRMQSWSFSRL from the coding sequence ATGCCGTACACCCCGATCGTCGCCACCCTCGGTTACGTCCTGTCCCCCGACCGTCGCCAGGTGCTGATGATCCACCGCAACGCCCGCCCCGGCGACCACCACCTGGGCAAGTACAACGGGCTGGGCGGCAAGGTCGAATCCGACGAGGACGTCGTCGCCGGGATGCGCCGCGAGATCATGGAAGAGGCCGGCATCAGCTGCGAGGCGATGACCCTGCGCGGCACGATCAGCTGGCCGGGCTTCGGGAAGCACGGCGAGGACTGGCTGGGCTTCCTGTTCGTCATCGAGGCCTGGGCGGGCACGCCGATGACCTCGAACCCGGAAGGCACGCTGGAGTGGGTCGACGTCGACCGCATCCTCGAGCTGCCGCTGTGGGAAGGCGACCGCCAGTTCCTGCCGCTGGTGTTCGACGCCGATCCGCGCGCGTTCCATGGCGTCATGCCGTATCGCGACGGGCGCATGCAGTCCTGGTCGTTCTCGCGGCTCTAG
- a CDS encoding thioredoxin family protein encodes MSETLIVACPQCHSRNRVPAARLGEAPTCGRCRALLRPSVPFALGADSFDAHALRSDPPLLVDFWAPWCGPCRTMAPAFEAAAGVLAPQFALAKVDTEAEPVLAGRFHIRSIPTLVLFAGGREVARQSGALPLQAIVQFARAAR; translated from the coding sequence ATGTCCGAGACGCTGATCGTCGCCTGTCCGCAGTGCCACAGCCGCAACCGCGTGCCCGCTGCGCGGCTCGGGGAGGCGCCGACCTGTGGCCGGTGTCGCGCCCTGCTGCGGCCGAGCGTGCCATTCGCACTGGGGGCGGACAGTTTCGATGCCCACGCGCTGCGCTCGGATCCGCCGTTGCTGGTGGACTTCTGGGCGCCGTGGTGCGGACCCTGCCGGACCATGGCGCCCGCGTTCGAAGCCGCGGCGGGGGTACTGGCCCCGCAGTTCGCACTGGCGAAGGTGGACACCGAGGCGGAACCGGTGCTCGCCGGTCGTTTCCATATCCGCAGTATCCCGACGCTGGTGCTGTTCGCCGGCGGACGCGAGGTCGCGCGACAGTCCGGCGCACTGCCGCTGCAGGCGATCGTGCAGTTCGCGCGCGCCGCGCGCTGA
- the dapE gene encoding succinyl-diaminopimelate desuccinylase, protein MSDVLELTRALIARRSITPDDAGCQALIAARLEAAGFTVETMRHGEVDNLWATHGQGAPVLVLLGHTDVVPPGPLAAWTSDPFEPVIRDGVLYGRGAADMKSGVAAFVVAAERFVSASPGHTGTLALLLTSDEEGDAIDGVRRVARTFAQRGTRIDWCITGEPSSTARLGDLLRVGRRGSLSGTLTVRGVQGHVAYPDKARNPIHDVAPALAELVGRRWDDGFESFPPTSLQISNIAAGTGATNVIPGTATVQFNLRYNPLWDAPRLESEIAAMLDRHALDYTLAWHRSGEPFYTPEGALRAAAREVLTTFAGAPPEESTGGGTSDARFIAPLGAQCIEIGPVNASIHQVDEHVSLADLEALPDLYEALIARLLRPGD, encoded by the coding sequence ATGTCCGATGTCCTCGAACTGACCCGAGCGCTGATCGCGCGGCGGTCCATCACCCCCGACGACGCCGGCTGCCAGGCTTTGATCGCAGCCCGCCTCGAGGCTGCGGGTTTCACGGTCGAGACGATGCGCCACGGCGAGGTCGACAACCTGTGGGCCACGCACGGGCAGGGCGCACCGGTGCTCGTGCTGCTGGGCCATACCGACGTGGTGCCGCCCGGGCCGCTCGCGGCGTGGACCTCGGACCCGTTCGAGCCGGTGATCCGCGACGGCGTGCTCTACGGCCGCGGCGCGGCCGACATGAAGAGCGGTGTCGCCGCGTTCGTGGTCGCGGCCGAGCGCTTCGTTTCCGCGTCGCCGGGCCATACCGGCACGCTCGCATTGCTGCTGACCTCCGACGAGGAGGGTGACGCCATCGACGGCGTGCGCCGCGTTGCACGCACGTTCGCGCAGCGCGGCACGCGCATCGACTGGTGCATCACCGGCGAGCCGTCCTCGACCGCGCGCCTCGGCGATCTGCTGCGTGTCGGCCGGCGCGGCAGTCTGTCGGGCACGCTGACCGTGCGCGGCGTGCAAGGCCATGTCGCATATCCCGACAAGGCCCGCAATCCGATCCATGACGTGGCACCGGCGCTGGCAGAACTCGTCGGTCGTCGCTGGGACGATGGCTTCGAGTCGTTCCCGCCGACCAGCCTGCAGATCAGCAACATCGCCGCTGGCACCGGCGCGACCAATGTGATCCCGGGAACCGCGACCGTGCAGTTCAATCTGCGCTACAACCCGCTGTGGGATGCGCCGCGACTCGAGTCGGAGATCGCGGCGATGCTGGATCGTCACGCTCTCGATTACACGCTCGCCTGGCATCGCAGTGGCGAGCCCTTCTACACGCCGGAAGGTGCGCTGCGCGCGGCGGCGCGCGAGGTGCTGACGACGTTCGCTGGCGCGCCCCCCGAGGAGAGCACCGGCGGCGGCACATCGGATGCGCGCTTCATCGCGCCGCTCGGGGCGCAGTGCATCGAGATCGGTCCGGTCAATGCCAGCATCCATCAGGTCGACGAGCATGTCAGCCTGGCGGATCTCGAGGCGCTGCCGGACCTCTATGAGGCCCTGATCGCGCGTCTGCTGCGCCCGGGCGACTGA
- a CDS encoding Spx/MgsR family RNA polymerase-binding regulatory protein, whose product MSTIVYGLKNCDTCKKATKWLDRFGIAHSFVDYRDAKPTPEMLVEWAGLLGGFEAMVNKSSTTWRQLPDNRKAAASDAEWKLLLREYPQLIRRPVVVTDDGAITQGFSDNGFKKRFGIA is encoded by the coding sequence ATGAGCACCATCGTCTACGGCCTCAAGAACTGCGACACCTGCAAGAAGGCGACGAAGTGGCTCGACCGCTTCGGCATCGCCCACAGCTTCGTCGACTACCGGGATGCCAAGCCGACCCCCGAGATGCTGGTCGAGTGGGCCGGCCTGCTCGGCGGTTTCGAAGCGATGGTCAACAAGTCCTCGACCACCTGGCGCCAGCTTCCCGACAACCGCAAGGCCGCGGCCAGCGATGCGGAGTGGAAATTGCTGCTGCGGGAGTACCCGCAGCTGATCCGTCGCCCCGTGGTGGTCACCGACGATGGGGCGATCACCCAGGGCTTCAGCGACAACGGATTCAAGAAGCGTTTCGGCATCGCCTGA
- the dapD gene encoding 2,3,4,5-tetrahydropyridine-2,6-dicarboxylate N-succinyltransferase, with the protein MRGWPPPGRACPAGPARGAARIDRRRHGTIAPRFSRQDSAMTDALQTTIEDAFARRAELTADEIGDIVKPAVEQVMQGLESGGLRVAEPDGNGGWQVNEWLKKAVLLYFRTNDMAVVDAQPAPFWDKVEARFAGYDEAKFKAAGVRVVPGAAVRRGTYFGRDVVLMPSFVNIGAYVGEGTMVDTWATVGSCAQIGRHVHLSGGAGIGGVLEPLQASPTIIEDHCFIGARSEVVEGVVVGHHSVIGMGVFLGQSTRIYNRATGEVSYGYVPPGSVVVSGQLPAADGSHSLYCAVIVKQVDEKTRSKTSVNELLRGLAD; encoded by the coding sequence CTGCGGGGATGGCCGCCCCCTGGACGAGCATGCCCAGCAGGCCCTGCGCGAGGCGCTGCTCGCATCGATCGACGGCGACATGGCACGATAGCGCCCCGTTTTTCGCGACAAGACTCCGCCATGACCGACGCCCTGCAGACCACCATCGAGGACGCGTTCGCGCGCCGCGCCGAACTGACCGCCGACGAGATCGGCGATATCGTCAAACCGGCGGTCGAGCAGGTCATGCAGGGCCTGGAATCGGGCGGCCTGCGTGTCGCCGAACCTGATGGCAATGGCGGCTGGCAGGTCAACGAATGGCTCAAGAAGGCGGTGCTGCTGTATTTCCGCACCAACGACATGGCCGTCGTCGACGCGCAGCCTGCACCGTTCTGGGACAAGGTGGAGGCGCGTTTCGCCGGATATGACGAGGCGAAGTTCAAGGCCGCCGGCGTGCGCGTGGTGCCGGGCGCCGCGGTACGGCGCGGTACCTACTTCGGCCGCGATGTCGTGCTGATGCCGAGCTTCGTCAACATCGGCGCCTACGTGGGCGAGGGCACGATGGTCGATACCTGGGCAACGGTGGGGTCCTGCGCGCAGATCGGCCGGCACGTGCATCTGTCGGGCGGTGCCGGCATTGGCGGCGTGCTCGAACCGCTGCAGGCCAGCCCGACGATCATCGAAGACCATTGCTTCATCGGTGCGCGCTCCGAAGTGGTCGAAGGCGTCGTCGTGGGCCACCACAGCGTCATCGGCATGGGCGTATTCCTCGGCCAGTCGACGCGCATCTACAACCGTGCCACCGGCGAGGTCAGCTATGGCTACGTGCCGCCGGGCAGCGTCGTCGTGTCGGGCCAGTTGCCAGCGGCCGACGGCTCGCATTCGCTGTACTGCGCGGTGATCGTCAAGCAGGTGGACGAGAAGACCCGCAGCAAGACCTCGGTCAACGAGCTGTTGCGTGGCCTGGCGGACTGA
- the glnD gene encoding [protein-PII] uridylyltransferase, producing MAWVAEARAALGAHDARLAQGFDAGQHIDRLLAARANAVDGWVRKAWARCIPGDAPLALFAVGGYGRGELFPHSDIDLLVIAAANAQAEHADALGRMLALLWDSGLPVGHAVRSFEECTRAATDVTVLTALLEARPLLANIGEVRALMDAIADTRVWPADDFFHAKRAELESRHARFGDTADNLEPNIKEGPGGLRDVQNLRWMARRVLGVYGTEELIALGQLGVDEHATLERERRTLSRLRFGLHLVAGKAQERLRFDYQKALAARLHHVDAAEAEDVENRLVEKMMQEFYRSASVVQRISDRMLQRFEEQIEGEGTLQPLDAEFGSQRGYLVARDDVWPGGDIGRVFDLFAMWADHQELRGLHSQTARALAESLHALPSWRNASAELRDQFLALLRGPIPVRTLERMARLGVLGVWIPEFANVTGRMQFDLFHVYTVDQHTLAVLRNIASFASEAPDERFSTAHAVWPQLRKPELLLIAGLFHDIAKGRGGDHSVLGAIDARQFCEGHGLGEADTALVEWLVRRHLLMSTSAQKLDISDPAVIHRFATEVADRERLDYLYLLTCADIAGTSPKLWNAWKDRLLTDLRSATRLALRRGLENPVAATERIAEARDRARGLLSAHGVDDAEADALFARIPQESFLRGRADQVVWQALGLRDTRDGDVVVRVRRLAAGAQALEVFVHSPDRDGLFSAIVITLDRLGLVIQQARALDGPGGTIFDVFQVLPADPRQSLELASIERKLTSVLCGEPDPRPARRAQPRHLRHFRVPPQIEFNLSASGRHTVFSLVCTDRPGLLADVAHVLRQQGVRVHDARVATFGERVEDVFLLSCGDGRPLDEHAQQALREALLASIDGDMAR from the coding sequence ATGGCGTGGGTGGCGGAAGCGCGCGCTGCACTCGGGGCCCACGATGCCCGGCTTGCACAGGGCTTCGATGCCGGCCAGCACATCGACCGCCTGCTCGCTGCACGCGCCAACGCGGTCGATGGCTGGGTGCGCAAGGCCTGGGCCAGGTGCATTCCAGGCGATGCGCCGCTGGCGCTGTTCGCTGTGGGGGGCTATGGCCGCGGCGAACTGTTTCCGCACTCCGACATCGATCTGCTTGTGATCGCCGCGGCGAACGCGCAGGCCGAACACGCCGACGCGCTCGGCCGCATGCTCGCCTTGCTGTGGGATTCCGGGCTGCCGGTGGGCCACGCAGTGCGCAGTTTCGAAGAGTGCACGCGCGCCGCCACCGACGTGACCGTGCTGACCGCGCTGCTCGAAGCGCGGCCGCTGCTGGCCAACATCGGCGAGGTGCGGGCCTTGATGGACGCGATCGCCGATACCCGGGTCTGGCCCGCGGACGATTTTTTCCACGCCAAGCGCGCTGAACTTGAATCGCGCCATGCGCGTTTCGGCGATACCGCCGACAACCTGGAACCCAACATCAAGGAAGGGCCCGGTGGCTTGCGCGACGTGCAGAACCTGCGCTGGATGGCGCGGCGTGTGCTCGGTGTGTATGGCACCGAGGAGCTGATCGCGCTGGGCCAGCTCGGCGTCGACGAACATGCGACGCTCGAACGCGAGCGTCGCACGCTGTCACGGCTGCGCTTCGGTCTGCACCTGGTCGCCGGCAAGGCCCAGGAGCGTCTGCGCTTCGATTACCAGAAGGCGCTCGCCGCGCGTCTGCACCATGTCGATGCGGCGGAGGCCGAGGATGTCGAGAACCGGCTCGTCGAAAAGATGATGCAGGAGTTCTACCGCAGCGCCTCAGTGGTGCAGCGGATCAGCGATCGCATGTTGCAGCGCTTCGAGGAACAGATCGAAGGCGAGGGCACGCTGCAGCCGCTCGACGCCGAGTTTGGCAGCCAGCGCGGCTATCTGGTTGCACGCGACGATGTCTGGCCGGGTGGGGACATCGGCCGCGTGTTCGACCTGTTCGCGATGTGGGCCGATCACCAGGAACTGCGCGGCCTGCATTCGCAGACTGCGCGTGCGCTGGCCGAATCCCTGCATGCGCTGCCGTCGTGGCGCAACGCGTCGGCTGAACTGCGCGACCAGTTCCTGGCGCTGCTGCGCGGTCCGATTCCGGTCCGCACGCTCGAGCGGATGGCGCGACTGGGCGTGCTGGGGGTATGGATTCCCGAGTTCGCCAACGTCACCGGGCGCATGCAATTCGACCTGTTCCACGTCTACACCGTCGATCAGCACACGCTCGCGGTGCTTCGCAACATCGCCAGCTTCGCGTCGGAAGCCCCGGACGAGCGCTTCTCCACCGCGCATGCGGTGTGGCCGCAGCTGCGCAAGCCCGAATTGCTGTTGATCGCGGGGCTGTTCCACGATATCGCCAAGGGCCGCGGCGGCGACCATTCCGTGCTCGGCGCGATCGACGCTCGCCAGTTCTGCGAAGGCCATGGCCTCGGCGAAGCCGATACCGCGCTCGTCGAATGGCTGGTGCGCCGTCATCTGCTGATGTCGACCAGCGCGCAGAAGCTCGACATTTCCGACCCCGCGGTGATCCACAGGTTCGCCACCGAGGTCGCCGATCGCGAGCGTCTCGACTATCTCTACCTGTTGACCTGCGCCGATATCGCCGGCACCTCGCCGAAGCTGTGGAATGCCTGGAAGGACCGGCTGCTGACCGATCTGCGCAGCGCGACGCGGCTCGCGTTGCGGCGCGGGCTGGAGAATCCGGTGGCCGCGACCGAGCGCATCGCCGAGGCGCGCGACCGCGCGCGCGGCCTGCTCTCGGCGCATGGCGTCGATGACGCCGAGGCTGACGCCCTGTTTGCGCGCATTCCCCAGGAAAGCTTCCTGCGCGGGCGCGCGGACCAGGTGGTGTGGCAGGCGCTGGGCCTGCGCGACACGCGCGACGGCGACGTCGTGGTCCGTGTGCGCCGCCTGGCGGCCGGCGCGCAAGCGCTGGAGGTCTTCGTGCATTCGCCCGATCGGGACGGCCTGTTCTCGGCGATCGTCATCACCCTCGACCGGCTGGGTCTGGTGATCCAGCAGGCGCGCGCCCTGGACGGCCCGGGCGGCACGATCTTCGACGTCTTCCAGGTGCTGCCGGCCGACCCGCGCCAGTCGCTGGAACTCGCATCGATCGAGCGCAAGCTCACCAGCGTGCTGTGCGGTGAGCCGGATCCGCGCCCGGCGCGCCGCGCCCAGCCGCGGCATCTGCGGCATTTCCGGGTGCCGCCGCAGATCGAGTTCAACCTCAGCGCCAGCGGGCGGCATACCGTCTTCAGCCTCGTCTGCACGGACCGGCCAGGGCTGTTGGCCGACGTGGCCCATGTTCTGCGCCAGCAGGGCGTGCGCGTGCACGATGCGCGCGTGGCCACCTTCGGCGAGCGCGTCGAGGACGTGTTCCTGCTCAGCTGCGGGGATGGCCGCCCCCTGGACGAGCATGCCCAGCAGGCCCTGCGCGAGGCGCTGCTCGCATCGATCGACGGCGACATGGCACGATAG
- the map gene encoding type I methionyl aminopeptidase, producing the protein MTISLKTPEEIEKMRVAGRLAAEVLQVVAPHVVPGVTTEELDRICYEHIVNVQGATPANVGYKGYTKTTCTSVNNVICHGIPSEGKVLKDGDIINIDVTVIKDGWHGDTSRMYYVGTPSVMARRLVEVTREAMWKGIHAVRPGATLGDVGHAIQKHAEAQRFSVVREYCGHGIGKVYHDEPQVLHYGTPGAGVVLQEGMTFTIEPMINEGTRFTKVLPDGWTVVTKDRKLSAQWEHMVAVTADGVDVLTRIPGDDNDAFL; encoded by the coding sequence ATGACCATTTCACTCAAGACCCCCGAAGAAATCGAGAAGATGCGCGTGGCCGGCCGGCTGGCGGCCGAGGTGCTCCAGGTCGTCGCCCCCCACGTGGTACCGGGCGTCACCACCGAAGAGCTGGACCGCATCTGCTACGAGCACATCGTGAACGTGCAGGGGGCGACGCCGGCCAACGTCGGCTACAAGGGCTATACCAAGACCACCTGCACCTCGGTTAATAACGTCATCTGTCACGGGATTCCAAGCGAAGGCAAGGTCCTGAAGGACGGCGACATCATCAACATCGACGTGACCGTCATCAAGGATGGCTGGCACGGCGACACCAGCCGCATGTACTACGTCGGTACGCCGTCGGTGATGGCGCGTCGGCTGGTCGAAGTCACGCGCGAGGCGATGTGGAAGGGGATCCATGCCGTGCGGCCAGGAGCCACCCTCGGCGACGTCGGTCATGCCATCCAGAAGCATGCGGAAGCCCAGCGTTTCAGCGTCGTGCGCGAGTACTGCGGCCACGGAATCGGCAAGGTCTACCACGACGAGCCGCAGGTGCTGCACTACGGCACGCCGGGCGCGGGCGTGGTCCTCCAGGAGGGCATGACCTTCACGATCGAGCCGATGATCAACGAGGGCACGCGCTTCACCAAGGTGTTGCCGGATGGCTGGACCGTGGTCACCAAAGACCGGAAGTTGTCCGCGCAGTGGGAGCACATGGTCGCGGTCACCGCCGACGGCGTCGACGTGCTGACCCGGATCCCGGGCGACGACAACGACGCCTTCCTCTGA